One region of Acropora muricata isolate sample 2 chromosome 13, ASM3666990v1, whole genome shotgun sequence genomic DNA includes:
- the LOC136894994 gene encoding uncharacterized protein, whose protein sequence is MRAEYEAKVKCQIVSSKTRVEPLAKQTIPRLELLSNLTASRLLKSVSQALHDDVRIEEVFNWTDSMISLWWITNTDKEYKQFVENQVAEIRRESSLWFHGPDFLSGSVEQWPAQPTVLQAREEFSELKSSKPAVYSLVTACVEEKKEEPSLDNLINPENFSSLTKLMKLTVLVLSFIEKLKKTRSREGTEVDFTKLYRQAEMLWTRHVQQEILKSDKYPQRMSSLGLYQDEEMILRCQGRIVMSSLPFNTRFPMLLPRSHYFPKLVILKCRDQVMHNGVAETLVQLSSRYWIVKGRQTVKSIISKCVVCKKLEGRPYGTPRASQLPRFRLSDEFAFTSIGIDFAAPVYVKDIYHKSADMNKAYIVLQTCASSRAVHLDLVPRLTTEVFVRSFKRFIARRGVPNLVVSDNGSTFKGEALKKLLAEHRIEWKFNVALAPWWGGFFERLVRSKKRCLKKTLGTARVSYEELLSVVVEI, encoded by the exons ATGAGAGCAGAGTATGAGGCAAAGGTGAAGTGTCAGATAGTATCTTCGAAGACAAGAGTTGAACCGCTAGCTAAACAAACTATCCCTCGCCTGGAGTTGCTGTCCAACTTAACTGCGTCCAGATTGTTGAAGAGTGTGAGTCAAGCATTGCACGATGATGTAAGAATTGAAGAAGTGTTTAACTGGACAGATTCTATGATTTCACTATGGTGGATCACAAATACTGACAAGGAATACAAACAGTTTGTCGAGAATCAAGTGGCCGAAATTCGAAGAG AAAGCAGCCTGTGGTTTCATGGACCCGACTTCCTGTCTGGGAGTGTTGAGCAGTGGCCAGCTCAACCGACAGTTCTACAAGCCAGAGAAGAGTTCAGCGAACTGAAATCCTCTAAACCAGCTGTTTACAGCTTAGTCACCGCGTGCGTTgaagagaagaaagaagaacCGAGTCTAGATAATTTAATCAATCCAGAGAACTTTAGTTCTTTAACCAAGCTTATGAAACTGACTGTGTTGGTTTTGTCGTTTATTGAGAAATTGAAGAAGACGAGGTCCAGAGAAGGAACGGAAGTAGATTTTACAAAATTGTACAGACAAGCAGAGATGCTGTGGACTAGGCACGTTCAGCAAGAGATCCTCAAAAGCGACAAGTATCCACAGAGAATGTCATCGTTAGGACTTTATCAAGACGAAGAAATGATACTACGATGTCAAGGAAGAATTGTCATGTCTTCTCTACCGTTCAATACACGATTTCCGATGCTGTTGCCGAGAAGTCATTATTTCCCTAAGTTGGTGATTCTTAAGTGTCGTGATCAAGTGATGCACAATGGAGTGGCAGAGACCTTGGTTCAACTTAGTTCGAGGTATTGGATTGTGAAGGGCAGACAAACGGTGAAGAGCATAATCAGCAAGTGTGTAGTGTGCAAGAAACTCGAAGGTCGTCCATATGGAACGCCACGTGCTTCTCAACTCCCCAGGTTCAGATTGTCCGACGAATTTGCATTTACAAGTATAGGAATTGACTTTGCGGCCCCCGTTTATGTCAAGGACATTTATCACAAGAGTGCTGATATGAACAAGGCGTACATCGTATTGCAAACGTGTGCCTCCAGTCGTGCGGTTCATCTCGATCTCGTCCCGAGGTTGACGACCGAAGTTTTCGTGAGAAGTTTCAAAAGGTTTATTGCCAGACGAGGTGTTCCAAATCTTGTAGTGTCAGATAATGGATCCACTTTCAAAGGAGAAGCGTTGAAGAAGTTGCTAGCAGAACACCGCATTGAATGGAAATTTAACGTTGCGTTAGCTCCTTGGTGGGGAGGATTTTTTGAACGTCTCGTTAGATCAAAAAAACGCTGTCTGAAGAAAACCTTAGGAACCGCGAGAGTCAGCTATGAAGAATTACTCTCTGTTGTTGTGGAAATATAG